Proteins encoded together in one Penicillium digitatum chromosome 1, complete sequence window:
- a CDS encoding Lipase, class 2, with amino-acid sequence MLSFPKLALSALAATTAVATDINDFSCKSSYNPVVLLHGLGATSYEDLNYMQCWLQVQGFCTYAKTYGAYDGFPLLGGLKAINESAPEIAAYIKEVVEKTGKSKVDLVGHSEGAFQSLYVPKFEGVAHLIDKIASIAPPTHATTFADIYELAYKFGNESRAAVGEILDTVGCPACNDLGPDGPAVKRLNDGTPIAQPGNHITIIASKHDEMVTPPSTSFISEEGVINRWIQDSCPLDPVGHIGEAYDLNVWHLVKNVLTSTPDKKFLCLLGSPGK; translated from the coding sequence ATGCTTTCCTTCCCCAAATTGGCGCTCTCTGCCCTCGCGGCTACCACGGCCGTTGCAACGGACATCAACGATTTCTCTTGCAAGAGTTCCTACAACCCTGTTGTCCTCCTGCACGGTCTTGGTGCGACTTCTTATGAGGACCTAAACTACATGCAGTGCTGGCTGCAGGTCCAAGGCTTTTGCACATATGCCAAGACCTACGGTGCATACGATGGCTTCCCATTGCTTGGCGGCTTGAAGGCAATCAACGAGAGCGCCCCTGAAATTGCGGCCTACATCAAAGAGGTCGTGGAAAAGACCGGCAAGAGCAAGGTCGACCTCGTTGGCCACTCTGAGGGTGCTTTCCAATCTCTCTATGTGCCCAAGTTCGAGGGCGTAGCCCATCTGATCGACAAGATCGCTTCCATCGCCCCCCCTACCCATGCCACTACGTTTGCCGACATTTACGAACTCGCATACAAGTTTGGCAACGAGTCACGCGCAGCTGTGGGTGAGATTCTTGATACCGTCGGCTGCCCTGCTTGCAACGATCTCGGCCCCGATGGCCCAGCCGTCAAGCGCTTGAATGACGGTACCCCTATTGCGCAGCCTGGCAACCACATCACTATCATTGCGTCCAAGCACGATGAGATGGTTACTCCCCCATCGACATCGTTCATCTCCGAGGAAGGCGTGATCAATCGCTGGATCCAGGATAGTTGCCCACTAGACCCCGTTGGTCACATTGGTGAGGCCTATGATCTGAACGTCTGGCACTTGGTCAAGAACGTGCTCACTTCGACCCCGGACAAGAAGTTCTTGTGTCTGCTTGGATCACCGGGTAAATAA
- a CDS encoding Proteinase, putative yields MPVWPIPLSSWKVDDPLDIPVTWAEIVPSQSLEYHNCGDEFQCARLEVPMDYQRTDGKGRSFALAVVRLPAKVPVTDPRYGGAVLINPGGPGGPGTVQAFETGRNLQLIIDAEVDPKETGAETGNKYFDIIGFDPRGVGSTTPPVMCFPDPVSQRNWELQVSAEGMLGSGPDSLQRNWQRTHALNSGCSVTDRSSLGADEPMMSYVNTRLVAQDMLTIVERHGEWREKEGLRAQKAHNRCHGLDEADAILKRTTWHRGKEPLLYWGRSYGALLGTTFASLFPERVGRAVLDGVVDMVKYYQGKGPNVVADADAIFDRFSHYCDEAGPAGCPFYVEGGPDAIGAAYWQLEQQIFNNSIPVIASAERGPEVVTWTDIKAIQRVAIYQPLLAFPILADRMTELGKGNAVPMADFKHGSHFSACPSKDCSLAGPWSPECATSQDNMLYAMAAIMCSDAEHLTTPNREQFQADWSSLLADSACLGDYLAQLQLGCVGWKAKAKYPFTGPWGAATAHPMLFVSNTLDPVTPLRGAQHMSQIFPGSGLLQQESEGHTTLTAPSICVAKAIRHYFQTGALPTEGTLCEADLKPLVGSPHHLAKITQSLNPSDRRLFEALMAEFTAPVCLEPHEHYQYASTTVSQAAGDENSKVTMQMPSICVFEDKVKKGEYLQGHLAAFRIFNEKRRRPGYGWCRWVYHPARSGGSDNVPGLGYSSFKGVMSADDEGQKSAKALGNYKATLLQNHSLLAVGNTVEGTVFWFVSLAATLNSDAAATG; encoded by the exons ATGCCAG TCTGGCCTATCCCACTATCCTCATGGAAGGTGGATGATCCTTTGGACATTCCAGTCACCTGGGCGGAAATCGTTCCGTCGCAGTCGCTGGAATACCACAATTGTGGCGATGAGTTCCAATGCGCGAGACTAGAAGTACCCATGGACTACCAACGGACAGATGGAAAAGGTCGCTCATTTGCCCTGGCTGTTGTCCGACTGCCTGCCAAAGTCCCAGTCACCGATCCGCGGTATGGGGGCGCAGTGCTGATCAATCCTG GTGGCCCTGGTGGCCCTGGAACAGTGCAAGCATTCGAGACGGGTCGAAATCTCCAGCTGATCATTGATGCGGAGGTTGACCCAAAAGAGACCGGAGCAGAAACTGGGAACAAATACTTTGACATCATCGGATTTGATCCTCGTGGAGTAGGGTCCACAACACCTCCAGTGATGTGTTTCCCTGACCCCGTATCTCAAAGGAATTGGGAGTTACAAGTCTCCGCGGAAGGCATGCTAGGAAGTGGACCGGACTCCTTGCAGAGAAACTGGCAGCGGACGCACGCGCTGAACTCAGGCTGTTCCGTAACCGATCGGTCGAGTCTCGGAGCAGATGAGCCAATGATGTCCTATGTCAATACACGACTTGTTGCGCAGGACATGCTAACCATCGTCGAGCGCCATGGAGAATGGCGTGAGAAGGAAGGCCTAAGAGCCCAGAAAGCCCACAACAGGTGTCATGGACTGGATGAAGCAGACGCGATCTTGAAGCGCACTACATGGCACCGCGGCAAAGAGCCACTTCTCTACTGGGGTCGCTCATATGGTGCCCTGCTAGGCACCACCTTTGCATCGCTCTTCCCAGAGCGAGTCGGACGGGCCGTTCTCGATGGCGTAGTCGACATGGTGAAGTACTACCAAGGAAAAGGACCGAACGTTGTTGCTGACGCGGATGCCATCTTCGATCGATTTTCCCATTACTGTGATGAGGCTGGACCCGCGGGATGTCCCTTCTATGTGGAGGGTGGTCCAGACGCCATCGGCGCAGCCTATTGGCAACTTGAGCAGCAGATTTTCAACAACTCAATCCCTGTCATAGCATCCGCAGAACGCGGACCAGAAGTTGTAACTTGGACAGATATCAAAGCGATTCAGCGTGTTGCCATCTACCAACCTCTCCTTGCATTCCCCATCCTGGCAGATAGAATGACCGAATTAGGCAAGGGGAATGCAGTCCCCATGGCTGACTTCAAACATGGTAGCCACTTCAGTGCTTGTCCGTCCAAAGACTGTAGTCTCGCTGGACCTTGGTCCCCTGAATGTGCTACATCGCAGGATAACATGCTCTACGCCATGGCCGCTATCATGTGCTCGGATGCTGAACACTTGACCACTCCGAATCGTGAGCAGTTCCAGGCAGATTGGTCTAGCCTTCTGGCAGATAGTGCATGTCTGGGGGATTATTTGGCGCAATTGCAATTGGGCTGTGTTGGATGGAAAGCCAAGGCCAAGTACCCTTTCACAG GGCCGTGGGGCGCTGCTACCGCTCATCCCATGCTATTCGTATCGAATACTCTGGATCCAGTGACCCCTCTCCGCGG CGCCCAACACATGTCCCAAATTTTCCCAGGATCTGGATTGCTACAGCAAGAATCAGAAGGA CACACAACACTCACAGCCCCATCAATTTGCGTGGCCAAGGCCATTCGCCATTATTTCCAGACCGGTGCACTTCCAACGGAAGGAACTCTGTGCGAGGCCGATTTGAAGCCTTTGGTTGGATCACCACATCATCTCGCGAAGATCACTCAGAGCCTCAATCCATCTGACCGTAGACTGTTCGAGGCATTGATGGCAGAG TTCACAGCTCCTGTGTGTCTTG AGCCTCACGAACACTATCAGTATGCAAGCACCACAGTCTCTCAAGCGGCGGGTGACGAAAACTCCAAGGTCACGATGCAGATGCCCAGCATATGTGTGTTTGAGGATAAGGTGAAGAAGGGAGAATATCTCCAGGGTCACCTAGCCGCGTTCAGAATCTTTAACGAGAAACGAAGACGACCCGGATATGGATG GTGTCGCTGGGTGTATCACCCTGCGCGATCCGGTGGATCCGATAACGTGCCGG GACTTGGCTATTCATCGTTCAAAGGCGTCATGTCAGCGGATGACGAAGGCCAAAAGAGTGCCAAAGCACTGGGTAATTACAAGGCAACCCTGCTGCAAAACCACAGCCTCTTGGCAGTCGGAAATACAGTCGAGGGAACAGTGTTCTGGTTCGTGAGCCTGGCTGCTACGCTTAACTCCGACGCGGCAGCCACCGGATGA
- a CDS encoding hydrolase, with the protein MRFIVPFVAAGLASAGLLETVIKRDDYWGGSVSLGPSKSTIINAVTTLIPGPAPPTQNGVLFLWPGMSNGTGDLVQTTLESWSSNAWCGATTGQWCVRASVFGSFGQLDGTGSPVSGTDEVRIEYNLESDGQTWTQNVTNGRTGALLSTYSHESGPYMRGYGTGTECDNSCSGTIAAQKYLNTVITLAEADATFGSTISSAGGATYTEVMSSQGGKAWTIKEIDIPSMH; encoded by the exons ATGCGCTTCATCGTACCTTTTGTCGCCGCTGGCCTTGCCAGCGCAGGTCTGCTAGAGACTGTTATCAAGAGAGATGACTACTGGGGTGGCAGTGTCTCGCTCGGTCCATCCAAGTCCACCATCATCAACGCCGTCACGACACTCATCCCTGGGCCTGCTCCACCAACTCAGAATGGCGTGCTATTCCTCTGGCCGGGT ATGTCCAATGGAACCGGGGACCTGGTTCAGACCACCCTCGAAAGCTGGTCCAGCAACGCGTGGTGCGGAGCAACCACTGGCCAGTGGTGTGTGCGTGCCAGTGTCTTCGGCAGCTTTGGCCAGCTCGATGGCACCGGATCACCCGTAAGCGGAACCGATGAGGTGCGAATTGAGTACAATCTTGAGTCCGATGGACAGACTTGGACGCA GAATGTCACAAATGGCCGGACTGGTGCCCTGCTTTCAACCTACTCCCACGAATCTGGACCTTACATGCGAGG ATATGGCACTGGAACTGAGTGCGACAACAGCTGCTCGGGAACTATCGCTGCGCAAAAGTATTTGAACACTGTGATCACTCTCGCCGAGGCTGATGCCACATTTGGCTCGACGATTTCTAGCGCCGGTGGTGCTACTTATACCGAAGTTATGTCCAGTCAAGGTGGAAAGGCGTGGACTATCAAGGAGATTGACATCCCCTCAATGCACTGA
- a CDS encoding Allergen Asp f 4, translated as MGYVSLQVVLAGLAGYAFAGIHHPEHGHRHLMLPIEHLEIRTLAWNYMNNNPDDVVVESITLTTTTTILGNCVPTNAIHSTLTLIRHRPEPTLGTHDHPVLDLARPEAYEDYWHQRESQPEPVLRAPTNPRPAQPEFTQLIPPAPTMTTMFQTPKITKTTTNTVKVTAYPGGSPVPRSNILPGNPSTAEKAAALADTLPKGSFEEKKAVPAKSLPLVPHNNHGGPINAVLDLPSKVLPDLPVINQILSGPDPDGPTSADWTATPPEGQFSTSNFGERTRPKGKGTEVQYQGNVGKPWGSNIITVSPSEAHNYKYVAEFTGPNEEPWTVVVWNKIGPDGKLTGWYGHSALSFTLAPGETQYVAFDEDSEGAWGAAPGDHLPTDQWGGYSCTWGEFGFGDGENNGWSGWDVSAIQAQIANQPVQGMSICRADGKGCSIITPDAKKVVDAYVKSKKHLDGIGGAVSPGPVRLKVLLDYRE; from the coding sequence ATGGGGTACGTTTCTTTACAGGTCGTTCTAGCAGGCCTAGCTGGGTATGCCTTTGCTGGCATCCACCATCCTGAGCATGGCCATCGCCACTTGATGCTGCCTATCGAACACTTGGAAATTCGAACTTTAGCCTGGAATTATATGAACAATAATCCAGATGATGTTGTAGTTGAATCCATCACGCTCACCACCACCACGACGATTTTAGGAAACTGCGTCCCAACTAACGCCATTCATTCCACGCTTACACTCATCAGGCATAGACCTGAGCCCACCTTGGGTACGCACGATCATCCCGTGCTTGACCTCGCGCGTCCCGAGGCATACGAGGACTACTGGCATCAACGTGAATCGCAGCCGGAGCCTGTTCTCCGTGCGCCGACAAATCCAAGACCGGCACAACCGGAGTTCACTCAGCTCATCCCCCCGGCTCCGACAATGACGACTATGTTCCAGACACCAAAAATAACCAAAACCACAACGAATACCGTCAAGGTGACCGCCTACCCAGGAGGTAGCCCTGTGCCACGTTCAAATATACTCCCCGGGAATCCCTCGACGGCAGAAAAAGCAGCGGCCCTTGCAGACACGCTGCCAAAGGGCTCTTtcgaagaaaagaaagccgTTCCAGCAAAAAGCCTTCCGCTAGTACCTCACAACAATCACGGCGGGCCCATCAACGCTGTGCTCGATCTCCCGAGCAAGGTCCTCCCCGATCTTCCAGTAATCAACCAGATTCTCTCAGGCCCAGATCCAGATGGGCCTACCTCAGCGGACTGGACCGCAACACCGCCGGAAGGCCAGTTCTCAACAAGCAACTTTGGAGAGCGTACTCGGCCCAAAGGCAAGGGCACGGAGGTCCAATACCAGGGAAATGTCGGCAAGCCCTGGGGAAGTAACATAATCACGGTCAGTCCGAGCGAGGCACACAACTACAAGTACGTGGCGGAGTTCACGGGGCCAAACGAGGAGCCTTGGACGGTGGTTGTGTGGAACAAGATCGGGCCCGACGGCAAGCTGACCGGGTGGTATGGTCACTCGGCTCTGAGTTTCACTCTTGCACCCGGTGAGACTCAATATGTGGCCTTTGACGAGGACTCTGAGGGGGCGTGGGGTGCTGCTCCTGGTGATCACCTACCTACTGATCAATGGGGTGGATACTCGTGCACGTGGGGCGAGTTTGGGTTTGGTGATGGGGAGAATAACGGCTGGTCGGGATGGGATGTTTCGGCTATTCAGGCGCAGATTGCGAATCAGCCTGTGCAGGGGATGTCTATCTGTCGGGCTGATGGGAAGGGGTGTTCGATTATAACGCCCGATGCTAAGAAGGTGGTTGATGCTTATGTCAAGTCGAAGAAACACCTGGATGGTATTGGTGGTGCGGTGTCCCCTGGTCCTGTTCGGCTGAAAGTGCTGCTTGACTATCGGGAGTGA
- a CDS encoding Primary amine oxidase, which yields MANLHPFDPITPGEIQLAVSVLESAFPGAKLRYKRIDLQEPAKHEVVPFLEAERRHEVHPPKPARLLMVLFHRLDNGSFFKALINADTKSIVSAKELPKDVQGPVDADEMMEIEELCLSHPAVKAEIEKLKLPAGHTVCLDPWIYGTDDAKETRRLFQCYMYIVATDHPQNNQYSLPCKFSPVFDGISRKLVRMDYLPGGADTQTTETQPWKPVPAVQYAHDLLDEPLRTDLKPYIVQQPEGASFNVIGNAVSWQKWRFRVGFNNREGLVLHNVTYDGRNTFYRLSFSEMTVPYADPRAPYHRKQAFDVGDVGFGITANQLSLGCDCLGHIKYFDGYRTDAKGEPILLQNVICMHEQDNGLQHKHSNYRTGAATVVRNRQLVVQMICTVANYEYIFAFILDQAANIELEVRATGILSTVPFDNENGQTVPWGTNVGPGVMAPFHQHMFSLRIDPAIDGYKNTVYYEDSVPMPEDDSNPWLVGYTTEKTVIKSSGSATTSVDRHRVFKIRNDSIVNPITHHPIAYKLQTMPSQMLLAHPNSFGTKRAGFATRPIWVTKYQDDELFAAGEFTNQSKKSEGVDVWAARNDAVENEDVVLWHTFGLTHNPRIEDFPVMPVERVSVMLKPDGFFTKNPALDVPASDQSFNQSTLHPEPACCAAPQERTQVKL from the exons ATGGCAAACCTTCACCCTTTTGACCCCATCACACCTGGGGAGATCCAATTGGCGGTCTCCGTTCTGGAATCCGCGTTCCCCGGTGCTAAGCTTCGCTACAAGCGCATCGATCTTCAAGAACCCGCCAAGCATGAGGTTGTCCCATTCCTCGAGGCCGAGCGCCGACATGAAGTGCACCCGCCGAAGCCGGCACGTTTGCTGATGGTGCTCTTTCACCGATTGGACAATGGGTCTTTCTTCAAGGCTCTGATCAACGCAGACACCAAGTCCATTGTGTCAGCGAAAGAGCTGCCCAAGGACGTCCAGGGTCCAGTGGATGCCGATGAAATGATGGAAATTGAGGAGCTCTGTCTCAGCCATCCAGCTGTCAAGGCCGAGATTGAAAAGTTGAAGCTTCCGGCTGGCCACACCGTCTGCTTGGATCCGTGGATCTACGGCACCGACGATGCCAAGGAAACTCGGCGTTTGTTCCAGTGCTACATGTACATTGTAGCCACCGACCATCCCCAGAACAACCAGTATTCGCTTCCTTGCAAATTTTCGCCGGTGTTTGATGGCATCTCTCGCAAACTAGTCCGCATGGATTATCTGCCTGGCGGAGCCGATACTCAAACCACTGAGACGCAGCCCTGGAAGCCGGTGCCTGCGGTGCAATACGCGCACGATTTGCTAGATGAGCCCCTGCGCACCGATCTGAAGCCCTACATTGTCCAGCAACCAGAGGGAGCGTCATTCAATGTCATCGGCAATGCCGTGTCGTGGCAGAAGTGGCGTTTCAGAGTAGGTTTCAACAACCGAGAGGGTTTGGTGTTGCACAATGTGACCTACGACGGTCGCAACACCTTCTACCGCCTGTCCTTCTCGGAGATGACAGTCCCCTACGCCG ATCCCCGTGCTCCCTACCACCGCAAGCAAGCCTTTGACGTCGGTGACGTGGGCTTCGGTATCACAGCTAACCAATTGAGTCTCGGCTGCGACTGTCTCGGTCACATCAAGTATTTCGATGGTTATCGCACAGATGCAAAGGGAGAACCAATTCTACTCCAAAATGTCATCTGCATGCACGAGCAGGATAATGGCTTGCAACACAAGCACTCCAATTACCGCACTGGTGCGGCGACCGTCGTCCGCAACCGCCAGCTCGTGGTTCAAATGATCTGCACCGTTGCAAACTACGAATATATCTTCGCTTTCATCCTCGACCAAGCAGCCAATATTGAGCTCGAGGTGCGGGCAACCGGTATCCTCTCAACGGTCCCCTTCGACAATGAGAACGGCCAAACCGTGCCATGGGGCACGAACGTCGGGCCAGGCGTTATGGCCCCATTCCACCAACACATGTTCTCCCTCCGAATTGATCCGGCCATCGACGGCTACAAAAACACAGTGTACTACGAAGATAGCGTGCCCATGCCCGAGGATGACAGCAACCCGTGGCTTGTCGGGTACACCACCGAGAAAACCGTTATCAAGTCCAGTGGCAGTGCCACCACCAGCGTCGACCGCCACCGCGTCTTTAAGATCCGGAACGATTCCATCGTCAACCCTATCACCCACCACCCCATCGCATATAAGCTGCAGACCATGCCAAGTCAGATGCTCCTCGCGCACCCGAACTCCTTTGGCACGAAGCGCGCCGGTTTCGCGACCCGTCCTATCTGGGTAACTAAATATCAAGACGACGAGCTCTTCGCCGCCGGCGAGTTCACAAACCAGAGCAAGAAGTCGGAAGGTGTGGATGTGTGGGCTGCACGGAACGACGCAGTTGAAAACGAAGACGTCGTTCTCTGGCACA CTTTCGGCCTTACGCACAACCCTCGCATTGAGGACTTCCCTGTTATGCCGGTGGAACGCGTGAGCGTCATGCTCAAGCCGGATGGATTCTTTACTAAGAACCCTGCACTGGATGTACCGGCTTCGGACCAGTCTTTCAACCAGTCGACTTTGCACCCCGAGCCGGCTTGCTGTGCGGCTCCTCAGGAGCGAACGCAGGTGAAGTTATAG
- a CDS encoding Isochorismatase family protein: MATILLILDVQNGVIDRLNNTEPYLERLASTISSARKANVKIIHVVTAFRHGYPENHPNNSSVPAVVARGEYLEGHSSVQVHPTIAPASGEVVLTKRRVSAFFATELDLLLRCANAESIVVAGLITSGAVLSTIRQAMDMDYRLTVLEDCCMDRDEELHRVLMEKVFARKTAVISAQKWTEKLSIEKEQ, encoded by the coding sequence ATGGCAACcatcctcctcatcctcgacgTCCAAAACGGGGTAATCGACAGGCTCAACAACACAGAGCCCTACCTTGAACGCCTGGCCTCAACCATCTCTTCTGCACGCAAAGCTAACGTGAAAATTATCCACGTTGTCACCGCCTTCCGCCACGGCTACCCAGAAAACCACCCAAACAACTCATCTGTACCCGCTGTCGTCGCACGCGGTGAATATCTCGAAGGCCACTCGTCCGTGCAAGTCCACCCCACCATCGCACCTGCATCTGGAGAGGTGGTCCTCACCAAGCGTCGTGTCTCCGCCTTCTTTGCTACTGAACTCGATCTGCTTTTGCGGTGCGCAAATGCCGAGTCTATCGTTGTCGCGGGCCTCATCACCAGTGGAGCTGTATTGTCGACTATTCGCCAGGCAATGGATATGGACTACCGTCTCACGGTCTTGGAGGACTGCTGCATGGATCGGGATGAAGAGCTGCACCGCGTGTTGATGGAGAAGGTCTTTGCTCGCAAGACGGCTGTTATTTCGGCGCAGAAGTGGACCGAGAAGCTTTCCATTGAGAAGGAGCAGTAG
- a CDS encoding DDE superfamily endonuclease, CENP-B-like: MLTVVGAPPSHTIASEVATNLAGAYLRKKSGVMGQPALSVEDENAVVERVERWLNHGFFPYNMLAKDTANAYLHTHQSSRQRPNLNVGWQKGFWMRHQKLADYIAKERSTLKLKGPHEDRRAWKFFQAFKDVKQRCQVFNDNIYAMEDAAFVTTMYRKASTMFVRPMNQHHKREERAFSSVIHCCSTRGKHLPPYIVCRSQDPPQTKNFDRIKVSFTQSGWAEANHALDWLKTVFEPETRPRGRREAWRILLISYRFRIVFPEFEKFCWDHRIACLSFPKNDQQFFNPMENIAFGAMQKSYTDYMRKRFSDNNETAITLEVREFASWIDGEVSSSKRAEEAADVWRQSCLVPLDEFRLRNCLQGNRATAVPEDRTSILDSRLYSDDPPIITRTRTTPRTSVPLPVIPSTEELRPRSSPEYTPPSPEQSRESQEGDDSFESEDDQSSSERETFEHHQPITPCRTPRLLKTPRAKTLEADPLDSVMSSKKHRDILDKCIEGSPRTQKRYRDDLILDRGDLEKENARLKERVALLEQFAVKRPRLD; encoded by the coding sequence ATGCTCACTGTTGTTGGGGCGCCTCCATCTCATACGATCGCTTCCGAAGTTGCCACAAATCTTGCTGGTGCCTATCTGCGAAAGAAGTCAGGTGTCATGGGTCAACCAGCTCTCTCGGTCGAGGACGAGAATGCAGTTGTGGAGCGGGTTGAGCGTTGGCTGAATCATGGATTCTTTCCTTATAACATGTTGGCCAAGGATACAGCCAATGCATATTTGCATACCCACCAGAGCTCCCGCCAGAGACCGAATCTCAACGTCGGTTGGCAGAAGGGTTTCTGGATGCGTCACCAAAAACTTGCTGATTACATAGCTAAAGAGCGCAGTACATTAAAATTGAAAGGTCCGCATGAAGATCGCAGAGCCTGGAAGTTCTTTCAAGCATTCAAAGATGTCAAGCAGCGGTGCCAGGTTTTTAACGACAACATCTATGCTATGGAAGACGCCGCATTTGTTACCACTATGTATCGAAAGGCAAGCACTATGTTTGTTCGACCAATGAATCAACATCACAAAAGAGAAGAACGGGCATTCTCATCTGTTATCCACTGCTGCTCAACGCGAGGGAAGCATCTGCCCCCCTACATCGTCTGCAGGAGCCAGGATCCACCGCAGACCAAGAACTTTGATCGAATCAAGGTTTCTTTCACCCAGTCAGGTTGGGCGGAGGCAAATCATGCACTGGACTGGCTAAAGACCGTGTTTGAGCCTGAGACCCGCCCTCGAGGTCGGCGTGAAGCATGGAGAATTCTGCTGATTTCCTATCGATTTCGCATAGTCTTTCCTGAGTTCGAAAAGTTCTGCTGGGACCACAGGATTGCTTGCCTTTCCTTTCCCAAGAACGATCAACAGTTCTTCAACCCGATGGAAAACATTGCTTTCGGGGCTATGCAAAAGAGCTATACGGACTACATGAGAAAGAGATTCTCCGATAACAATGAAACTGCTATTACACTGGAGGTGAGGGAGTTCGCGTCGTGGATCGATGGAGAGGTATCTTCGTCTAAACGGGCGGAAGAAGCTGCCGATGTCTGGCGTCAAAGCTGTCTTGTGCCCCTGGATGAATTCCGCCTTCGCAACTGCCTCCAAGGGAATCGAGCTACGGCCGTGCCAGAGGATAGAACCTCCATCCTTGATAGCCGTCTCTACTCGGACGATCCTCCAATAATAACGAGAACCCGAACTACACCTCGAACAAGTGTACCTTTACCCGTCATCCCATCCACAGAGGAATTGAGGCCACGCTCCAGCCCCGAGTATACACCTCCGTCCCCCGAGCAATCACGGGAGAGCCAAGAGGGAGACGATAGCTTTGAATCAGAGGACGATCAATCCAGCAGTGAACGAGAGACCTTCGAACATCACCAGCCGATTACACCGTGCAGGACACCTAGATTGCTGAAGACCCCTCGGGCCAAGACCCTGGAGGCAGATCCATTGGATTCAGTAATGTCGTCCAAGAAGCACCGAGATATCTTGGATAAATGCATAGAAGGGTCACCTAGGACGCAAAAGAGGTATCGCGATGATTTGATTCTGGATCGTGGGGATCTTGAGAAAGAGAATGCCCGTCTGAAAGAAAGGGTTGCCCTTTTGGAGCAGTTTGCGGTTAAGCGACCGAGATTGGACTGA
- a CDS encoding Dehydrogenase, E1 component — protein sequence MIDLERAIQHGLPDIEGLPPSVKVYHYNGMDDFYRIIALEIDRLHACSGAPKTKEQTSASCEGRKENSNPLPLIDGTLRTFTGGILLGDCCRPNFPGDSRNSHNKDESEDLIFIIHPTTFQKDFMESDPPMLGPAHEHATQAFHSMLMQAIEPTGLHQKIQHWGKTTMLALDGTRKEADGGWSLLRHSRGVPKRPTVVLEVANSETYAKLQRDAQYWLDPARQEANVAIGVNLNTQKPEIIIDQWHWSSGLSQPILQTHLTLRETSNAQENRERDIVIATQELVDFATQVWEVQFDQDQ from the exons ATGATAGATCTTGAGCGCGCCATCCAACATGGCCTACCGGATATCGAAGGATTACCTCCTTCGGTTAAAGTCTATCACTACAACGGTATGGATGATTTTTACCGGATAATCGCCCTTGAGATTGATCGTCTCCATGCTTGTTCCGGAGCACCGAAGACAAAAGAGCAGACAAGTGCAAGTTGCGAAGGACGAAAAGAAAATTCGAATCCGCTGCCACTGATCGATGGCACTCTTCGTACCTTCACCGGAGGTATACTTTTAGGTGACTGTTGCCGTCCGAATTTCCCGGGCGACAGTCGGAACTCCCATAACAAAGACGAAAGCGAAGACTTGATTTTCATCATTCATCCTACCACCTTCCAAAAAGACTTCATGGAGTCAGATCCTCCC ATGCTCGGCCCTGCGCACGAACACGCCACACAGGCTTTCCACAGCATGCTTATGCAGGCCATTGAGCCAACGGGCCTCCACCAAAAAATTCAACATTGGGGAAAGACAACGATGCTCGCGCTAGATGGTACAAGGAAGGAGGCCGACGGGGGGTGGAGTCTACTGAGACACTCTCGCGGTGTTCCTAAGAGACCCACGGTGGTTTTAGAGGTTGCGAATTCGGAAACCTATGCAAAGCTTCAACGTGATGCCCAGTACTGGTTGGATCCAGCTAGGCAGGAGGCCAATGTGGCTATCGGAGTGAATCTCAATACCCAGAAACCCGAGATCATTATCGACCAGTGGCATTGGAGTTCGGGATTATCACAACCTATCCTGCAAACCCACTTGACCCTTCGGGAAACATCTAATG CGCAGGAGAACAGAGAACGCGACATAGTCATTGCGACGCAAGAGCTCGTCGATTTCGCGACTCAGGTGTGGGAGGTGCAATTCGACCAAGATCAGTGA
- a CDS encoding Protein kinase-like domain produces the protein MIDLTKNFACKKNWNQARARTQMNLGAEMTLRPECMHLLWINHGYWPVGIKIPRKECRKTAPCRKVINIHFTKGKTVVPVPKTVQEWTQGETHFQVVERVPRTPLEEIWPIHPLT, from the coding sequence ATGATTGATTTGACCAAAAATTTCGCTTGCAAGAAAAACTGGAATCAGGCCCGGGCCCGCACGCAAATGAACCTCGGAGCAGAAATGACGCTGCGGCCGGAATGTATGCATCTTCTATGGATAAATCATGGCTACTGGCCCGTCGGCATCAAGATTCCCCGCAAAGAGTGCAGGAAAACAGCCCCTTGTCGTAAGGTCATTAATATCCACTTTACCAAGGGAAAGACCGTTGTCCCCGTCCCGAAAACCGTGCAGGAGTGGACTCAGGGCGAAACGCATTTCCAGGTCGTCGAGCGGGTGCCTCGGACACCGTTGGAGGAAATCTGGCCAATCCATCCCCTAACCTGA